A single region of the Syntrophotaleaceae bacterium genome encodes:
- a CDS encoding alpha/beta fold hydrolase — MKRFIWGRFLPGKGENVMKTLLILILMVFCANAAVFGAAENIEEAARDFVLLLQNEEFSKAVDLFDNNMKKAVTPDELRATWKGRQQKVGSFQEITGTRTESHGAYHTVFVTCRFEKRKLDLKVVYDQARKIAGLFFVRHQIVEHSTPEYLYRKAFKETEVQVGPMDRPLPGTLTVPIGAGPFPAVVLVHGSGPHDRDETIGPNKPFRDLAWGLASKGIAALRYEKRTRQYPTKNYDNITVQEETVADALEAVALLTKDKALKADRIFVLGHSLGGMLIPRIGKQESAIAGFVIMAGNARPLEDLFLDQTLYQASLAPELTPEAKLHIDQVKQQVAAIKNVHATNFSGSKMLGAPPSYWLELKGYSPTEVAKAMHRPLLIMQGEKDCQVSSEKDFKEWQRTLSGRKNVEFKLYPTLNHLFMEVDGRSTGADYQQPGNVAAIVISDIANWIKGLK; from the coding sequence ATGAAACGGTTCATCTGGGGCCGTTTCCTGCCTGGAAAAGGAGAGAATGTAATGAAGACATTGCTGATCCTGATTTTGATGGTTTTTTGCGCGAATGCAGCTGTTTTTGGAGCAGCTGAAAATATCGAGGAAGCCGCCCGCGATTTTGTCCTGTTGCTGCAGAATGAAGAATTCAGCAAAGCGGTGGACCTTTTCGACAACAACATGAAAAAGGCAGTTACGCCCGACGAATTACGAGCCACATGGAAGGGGCGGCAGCAAAAAGTTGGATCCTTTCAGGAGATCACCGGAACAAGAACTGAAAGTCATGGCGCCTACCATACGGTCTTCGTGACCTGTCGATTTGAGAAGCGAAAGCTCGACCTCAAAGTGGTTTACGACCAGGCGCGCAAAATAGCCGGCCTGTTCTTCGTTCGACATCAAATAGTGGAGCATTCGACGCCAGAGTATTTATACAGAAAAGCGTTCAAGGAAACTGAGGTGCAAGTCGGCCCCATGGATCGGCCGCTCCCCGGCACCTTGACAGTGCCCATCGGCGCTGGGCCTTTTCCTGCGGTGGTTCTCGTCCATGGCTCTGGCCCTCATGATAGAGATGAAACCATAGGCCCGAACAAACCGTTCCGCGATCTTGCGTGGGGACTTGCCTCAAAAGGCATTGCCGCTCTCCGCTACGAGAAGAGAACGCGACAATACCCAACAAAGAATTATGACAATATAACAGTCCAGGAAGAAACGGTTGCGGATGCATTGGAAGCAGTGGCCTTGTTGACAAAAGACAAGGCCTTGAAAGCAGACCGAATTTTCGTGCTCGGACACAGTCTTGGCGGCATGCTGATACCACGGATTGGCAAGCAAGAGTCGGCGATCGCGGGTTTTGTAATCATGGCAGGCAACGCAAGACCCTTGGAGGATCTTTTTCTTGACCAGACGCTGTATCAGGCATCACTGGCGCCCGAGCTGACGCCTGAAGCAAAGCTTCATATCGACCAGGTAAAACAACAAGTTGCAGCGATCAAGAATGTCCACGCTACAAATTTTTCCGGAAGCAAGATGCTGGGAGCGCCACCAAGCTATTGGCTTGAGCTTAAAGGCTACAGCCCAACTGAAGTTGCAAAGGCAATGCATCGGCCATTGCTGATCATGCAGGGAGAAAAAGATTGCCAGGTGAGCAGCGAAAAAGATTTCAAGGAATGGCAGCGTACCCTTTCAGGCCGGAAAAATGTTGAGTTCAAACTTTATCCAACTCTTAACCACCTTTTCATGGAAGTGGACGGCAGGAGCACAGGGGCTGATTATCAACAACCCGGGAATGTTGCAGCAATTGTCATAAGCGACATTGCCAACTGGATAAAGGGACTCAAATAG
- a CDS encoding HAD family hydrolase, with protein MIEAVVFDFDGTLVNYVDSDIKSLKHLHSVMEAKVPFKEFLQTAVDEIMEFHRLVEERFIDPLLMHKFRLEKTFKAHGIQWDDSALAIYKDEIVRTCIPFDGVADILSRLRESFKLGLITNAYDGLEQRRRIEASGLQNYFDEILISGDVGVYKPDPNIFHILLNRIGVVPEKALYIGDSIKHDVAGANAAGMKSVLFCKSSKRWSSEAHFHAHGVEGLEAFATELCELARTGS; from the coding sequence GTGATTGAAGCTGTAGTTTTTGATTTTGACGGAACATTGGTCAACTATGTTGACTCTGATATAAAAAGTCTAAAACATCTGCATTCTGTTATGGAAGCAAAAGTTCCTTTCAAAGAATTTTTGCAAACCGCCGTTGATGAAATAATGGAATTCCACAGGCTTGTTGAGGAGAGATTTATAGATCCTCTTTTAATGCACAAATTTCGGCTTGAAAAAACGTTCAAGGCACACGGGATTCAATGGGATGATTCAGCTTTGGCAATCTACAAAGATGAGATTGTTCGCACATGCATACCATTTGATGGTGTAGCTGACATATTGTCCCGACTCAGAGAGAGTTTCAAGTTGGGATTAATAACAAACGCTTACGACGGTTTGGAACAGAGAAGGCGGATTGAGGCTTCTGGTTTACAAAACTACTTCGACGAGATACTGATTTCTGGGGATGTCGGAGTATATAAACCTGATCCGAACATCTTTCATATTCTGCTAAACAGAATTGGCGTAGTGCCTGAAAAAGCACTATATATTGGTGACTCAATTAAGCACGATGTGGCTGGGGCGAATGCAGCTGGTATGAAGTCCGTGCTGTTTTGTAAGAGCTCGAAAAGATGGAGCAGTGAAGCACATTTTCATGCGCATGGGGTTGAAGGTCTAGAAGCATTTGCTACTGAACTCTGTGAGTTAGCGCGAACAGGATCATAA
- a CDS encoding helicase HerA-like domain-containing protein has protein sequence MEQVLIGRGSRPVHLLAPYGNRHGLIAGATGTGKTVTLMVLAESFSRIGVPVFMADVKGDVSGLAQAGTLSDRIRQRLTETGLEGFSPEASPVVFWDIFGEAGHPVRTTISEIGPKLLGRILELNDTQSGILEIVFQLADDQGLLLLDIEDLRALLNFVADNRKEISARYGLVSAQSLAAIQRALLPLERDGGKSFLGEPALEIPDLMRTDLSGRGIINIFAADRLILKPRLYASFLLWLLSELFEDLPEVGDLDRPKLVFFFDEAHLLFDDAPPALLQRVEQVVRLIRSKGVGIYFCSQYPDDLPGEVLGQLGNRIQHALRAYTPRDQKAVRSAAETFPPNPAFDVAEVISQLGVGEALVSTLQEKGVPLPVERTLICPPRCRIGGLTPEERKAVMARSPIGGKYDTPVNRESAYEILERKTLERKTVEQPEKPAEEGNKIGELLWGNKRRQGLVETMAKQAARTLGSQLGRRILRGVLGGILGSSRRS, from the coding sequence GTGGAACAGGTTCTGATCGGCAGAGGGTCCCGCCCCGTTCATCTGCTTGCCCCCTATGGCAACCGTCACGGCCTTATCGCCGGAGCCACCGGAACCGGCAAGACCGTCACCCTGATGGTTCTGGCCGAATCCTTTTCACGAATTGGGGTCCCCGTTTTCATGGCCGACGTCAAGGGGGATGTTTCCGGTTTGGCCCAGGCCGGCACCCTTAGCGACCGTATCCGTCAACGGCTGACCGAAACCGGCCTCGAAGGCTTTTCCCCCGAAGCCAGCCCGGTCGTCTTCTGGGACATTTTCGGCGAGGCGGGCCATCCGGTCCGCACCACCATCAGCGAAATCGGCCCCAAGCTGCTCGGCCGCATCCTGGAACTCAACGACACCCAGTCCGGAATCCTGGAGATCGTCTTCCAGCTTGCCGACGACCAGGGACTTCTGCTCCTCGACATCGAGGACCTGCGGGCGTTGCTCAACTTTGTCGCCGACAATCGCAAGGAGATCTCGGCCCGCTACGGCCTTGTCAGCGCCCAGTCGCTGGCCGCCATTCAGCGAGCCCTGTTGCCCCTGGAACGGGACGGCGGCAAATCCTTTCTCGGCGAACCGGCTCTGGAGATCCCCGATCTGATGCGGACCGATCTGAGCGGGCGCGGCATCATCAACATCTTCGCCGCTGACCGGCTGATTCTCAAACCCCGCCTTTACGCCAGCTTTCTGCTCTGGCTGTTGTCGGAACTGTTCGAGGACTTACCCGAGGTCGGCGATCTCGACCGGCCGAAGCTGGTGTTCTTCTTCGACGAGGCGCACCTGCTGTTCGACGACGCGCCTCCGGCACTTCTGCAAAGGGTGGAGCAGGTGGTCCGTCTGATCCGCTCCAAGGGGGTGGGCATCTACTTCTGCTCCCAGTACCCGGACGATCTTCCGGGGGAAGTCCTCGGCCAGCTCGGCAACCGCATCCAGCACGCCTTGCGGGCCTACACGCCCCGGGATCAGAAGGCGGTGCGCTCTGCTGCCGAAACCTTCCCCCCCAATCCGGCCTTCGACGTCGCTGAAGTCATCTCCCAGCTCGGCGTCGGCGAAGCACTGGTCTCCACACTGCAGGAAAAAGGGGTGCCGCTGCCGGTGGAGCGGACCCTGATCTGCCCGCCCCGCTGCCGCATCGGCGGCCTGACCCCGGAAGAACGGAAGGCTGTCATGGCCCGCAGCCCCATTGGAGGCAAATACGACACACCGGTCAATCGGGAATCGGCATACGAAATTCTTGAGCGGAAAACCCTGGAACGAAAAACCGTCGAGCAGCCGGAGAAACCGGCGGAGGAGGGAAACAAAATCGGGGAACTGCTATGGGGCAACAAGCGCCGCCAGGGCCTGGTGGAGACCATGGCCAAGCAGGCCGCCCGGACCCTCGGCAGCCAGCTCGGCCGGCGCATCCTGAGGGGTGTCCTCGGCGGCATCCTCGGCAGTTCCCGGCGAAGCTAG
- a CDS encoding iron ABC transporter permease: protein MKKSLVILCLFTFGLAFVTSLAVGRYPIGLADLSRMAASLLPGIGAEGVPAEVRAVFWNIRVPRILLSIAVGSGLSIAGVVFQALFRNPLAAPDILGVTAGSGFGAALAIMFFTRSLFGVQGLAFLFGVLAVSIAYFLANRSWDRSASVLVISGIVVSAVFQACVSILMYLADPYDQLAKIVFWLMGSFHVASWAKVQATLPVVLAGSLFLTVFGWRLNVMTHNEEEALSLGVDVFRWRLFYLGISTLVVASSVAAVGNISWIGLIVPHIARYLVGTEHRRLVPTAAFIGGGFLLVMDTVARTVSVSEIPISIITSILGAPFLGYLVIHRGRKGVLNVGTG, encoded by the coding sequence ATGAAAAAAAGCCTCGTCATCCTCTGCCTGTTCACCTTCGGCCTCGCCTTTGTGACCTCGCTGGCCGTCGGGCGTTACCCGATCGGGCTGGCCGACCTGTCGCGCATGGCCGCCTCCCTGCTGCCCGGCATCGGCGCGGAAGGGGTTCCGGCCGAGGTGCGGGCGGTGTTCTGGAACATCCGCGTGCCGCGCATACTGCTCAGCATCGCCGTCGGCAGCGGTCTGTCCATTGCCGGGGTGGTGTTCCAGGCTCTGTTCCGCAATCCCCTGGCCGCACCCGACATCCTGGGGGTGACCGCCGGGTCCGGGTTCGGCGCCGCGCTGGCGATCATGTTTTTTACCCGCTCGCTGTTCGGTGTGCAGGGCCTGGCTTTCCTGTTCGGCGTGCTGGCCGTTTCCATCGCCTATTTCCTCGCCAACAGAAGCTGGGACCGGTCCGCCTCGGTGCTGGTGATCTCGGGAATCGTGGTCTCCGCCGTGTTCCAGGCCTGTGTTTCCATCCTCATGTATCTGGCCGATCCCTACGATCAGTTGGCGAAAATCGTTTTCTGGCTCATGGGCAGTTTTCATGTGGCGTCCTGGGCCAAGGTGCAGGCCACCCTGCCCGTGGTGCTGGCCGGTTCCCTGTTCCTCACCGTCTTCGGCTGGCGCCTCAACGTTATGACCCACAACGAAGAGGAAGCCCTGTCCCTCGGTGTAGACGTGTTCCGCTGGCGCCTGTTCTATCTCGGCATCAGCACGCTGGTCGTCGCCTCGTCGGTGGCCGCGGTGGGCAACATCAGTTGGATCGGCCTCATCGTGCCCCACATCGCCCGCTACCTGGTCGGCACCGAACACCGCCGGCTCGTCCCCACCGCGGCGTTCATCGGCGGCGGTTTTCTCCTGGTCATGGATACCGTCGCCCGCACCGTTTCCGTATCGGAAATACCGATCAGCATTATCACCTCGATCCTGGGAGCCCCTTTCCTCGGCTACCTGGTGATCCATCGCGGCAGAAAGGGAGTTCTGAATGTCGGTACGGGTTGA
- the glgC gene encoding glucose-1-phosphate adenylyltransferase: MYAIEDIRRNTIAMVLAGGKGERLSPLTLHKAKPDLPFGGKYKIIDFALSNLFNSGFKKVYILTQYKAFSLNQHIWNSWGKWTGLDEFFVAISPETSSDSEEWFRGTADAIRQYLRFIESADVDYVAVFGGDHIYKMDVGQMIASHRMNRADITIASLEVPVEEARRFGVFSVNDDFWVTAFTEKPSRPETIPGRDTCFASMGNYIFSTQKLIEILKEGTKRHSDLDFGKHVIPMMLERGDKIFAYNFNDNQVPGMRSEERGYWRDVGTIDSYYEANMDLVRVSPQLNLYNYKWPILTDQGNFPPAKTIFDDEDRRGMNIDSYVCGGCITSGGIVKRSIVGPLCKINSYSVVEDSILFNNVTIGRHAKIRRAIIEDSVAIPDGEEVGYNLEEDRQKGYTVTESGIVVVPKKKKGCQG; this comes from the coding sequence ATGTATGCCATCGAAGATATTCGCAGAAATACGATCGCCATGGTTCTGGCGGGCGGCAAAGGGGAACGGCTCAGTCCCCTGACCCTGCATAAGGCGAAACCGGATCTCCCTTTCGGAGGCAAATACAAGATCATCGATTTCGCCCTGAGCAACCTCTTCAATTCCGGTTTTAAAAAGGTATACATTCTTACCCAGTACAAGGCCTTCTCGCTGAATCAGCATATCTGGAACTCCTGGGGAAAATGGACCGGGCTCGATGAATTTTTTGTGGCCATCTCCCCCGAAACCAGCAGCGACAGCGAAGAGTGGTTCCGGGGGACGGCAGATGCCATCCGGCAGTACCTTCGGTTCATAGAATCCGCCGACGTGGATTACGTCGCCGTTTTCGGTGGTGATCATATCTACAAAATGGACGTAGGACAGATGATCGCCTCCCATCGCATGAACAGGGCCGACATCACCATCGCCTCCCTCGAGGTGCCGGTGGAGGAGGCCAGGCGCTTCGGGGTCTTTTCCGTCAACGACGATTTCTGGGTGACGGCTTTTACGGAAAAGCCGAGTCGACCGGAAACGATTCCGGGGCGGGATACCTGTTTTGCGTCGATGGGCAATTACATCTTTTCCACACAAAAGCTCATTGAAATCCTGAAAGAGGGGACCAAGCGGCATTCCGACCTCGATTTTGGCAAACACGTCATTCCGATGATGTTGGAGCGGGGCGACAAAATTTTCGCCTATAATTTCAACGACAATCAGGTTCCCGGCATGAGATCCGAGGAGCGGGGCTACTGGCGGGATGTGGGGACCATCGATTCCTATTACGAAGCCAACATGGACCTGGTCCGCGTCTCCCCGCAACTGAATCTCTATAACTACAAGTGGCCCATTCTGACCGACCAGGGGAATTTTCCTCCGGCGAAAACCATATTCGACGACGAGGACCGCCGCGGTATGAATATCGACTCGTACGTCTGCGGCGGCTGCATTACCAGCGGAGGCATCGTAAAACGATCGATAGTCGGTCCACTATGCAAAATAAACAGTTACAGCGTGGTAGAAGACTCGATTCTCTTCAACAATGTCACCATTGGCCGTCATGCCAAAATCAGGCGGGCGATCATCGAGGATAGCGTAGCCATCCCCGACGGGGAGGAGGTAGGTTACAACCTTGAGGAGGACAGGCAAAAAGGCTATACGGTCACCGAATCGGGCATCGTTGTGGTGCCGAAAAAGAAGAAAGGTTGTCAGGGGTAA
- a CDS encoding radical SAM protein, with amino-acid sequence MQCNYCEWRCDLSDGKSGVCRMYEAAGGVIRERFPHRWSSCIPSRIESIPFYHVRPGSRALVIGTMGCNFSCRYCSNAFIAKEDPAIVQPRMLHLTPLEVVRKARQMGCGSIVFNVNEPAMSFPSLLELAEEARREKIELGCLTNAYTTEESTELLTSIFSFFNIGLKGLSAYFNREHIGIPDVGPILRNIRRLAASAHVEITTPIIESVNDGELDDMARFLAEVDPQIPWHVFRLLPEDEMKETRYPRIEKIATALDSIRARLPYVYFHNFVGSEWVNTICPGCGALAVERFSLGCGGDQLKMFNCVEGRCPDCGRDIRLAGDVAPGWKAGEVRS; translated from the coding sequence ATGCAGTGCAACTATTGTGAATGGCGGTGCGATCTGTCGGACGGAAAGTCGGGCGTGTGCCGCATGTACGAGGCGGCCGGTGGCGTCATCCGGGAGCGGTTCCCGCACCGCTGGTCCAGCTGCATCCCATCGCGCATCGAATCGATCCCTTTCTACCATGTCCGACCCGGCAGCCGGGCGCTGGTGATCGGCACCATGGGGTGCAATTTCAGCTGCCGCTACTGCTCCAACGCTTTCATCGCCAAGGAAGACCCGGCCATCGTCCAGCCGCGGATGCTCCACCTGACTCCTCTCGAAGTGGTCCGCAAGGCCAGGCAGATGGGCTGCGGCAGCATCGTCTTCAACGTGAACGAGCCGGCCATGTCCTTCCCCTCCCTGCTGGAGCTGGCCGAGGAAGCGCGCCGGGAGAAGATCGAACTGGGATGCCTGACCAATGCCTACACCACCGAAGAATCCACCGAACTGCTGACGTCGATCTTTTCCTTCTTCAATATCGGCTTGAAGGGACTGTCGGCATACTTCAATCGGGAGCATATCGGCATCCCGGATGTCGGACCGATCCTGCGCAACATCCGGCGGCTCGCCGCCAGTGCCCATGTGGAGATCACCACGCCGATCATCGAATCGGTCAACGACGGCGAACTGGACGACATGGCCCGCTTCCTGGCCGAGGTGGACCCGCAAATCCCCTGGCACGTGTTCCGCCTGCTTCCCGAGGACGAGATGAAGGAAACCCGTTATCCTCGCATCGAAAAGATTGCCACCGCCCTCGATTCGATCCGCGCCCGGCTGCCGTATGTCTACTTCCATAATTTCGTCGGCTCCGAGTGGGTCAATACAATCTGTCCCGGTTGCGGCGCCCTGGCCGTGGAGCGTTTCAGTCTCGGCTGCGGCGGCGATCAGCTCAAAATGTTCAACTGTGTCGAAGGGCGATGCCCGGACTGCGGGCGGGATATCAGACTGGCGGGCGATGTCGCGCCAGGATGGAAAGCAGGGGAGGTGCGGTCATGA
- a CDS encoding ABC transporter substrate-binding protein → MNKTLNIRNILIIFLLVSFFVFALALVRRAPRSTAENTRLLTDMIGNEIRVPDPLTRVALFGGPTGQIAYILGARDQLCAVTNTLKGSELLLAFDPTVTELPGPRSTSGHINIEELLLAEPQLVIAGNLDGSIVQKKTGIPVAFTESSMNHDTRLLKEEIRFYAMIFGKQERGEKYNAYLDKTLSFIRSRTSDIPQDQRKKVFNGYGPQHLVTLGGDTFMHERIETAGCLDATAAISTTGKQEGLHSGLSEMSMEKVLAWNPDILIIDTGTPEEIYNDPRWQNVTAIQNRQVFKQPVGIFIWDRPTAEAAVLYPLWLAKTAYPERFADVDLVAEVKRFYRETMDFDLSDDQSRSVLNGDYSFTFGAVAGKR, encoded by the coding sequence ATGAACAAAACCCTGAATATCAGAAACATTCTCATCATTTTCCTTCTTGTAAGCTTCTTTGTATTCGCGCTGGCCCTGGTACGCCGGGCACCCCGATCCACTGCGGAAAACACCCGGCTGCTCACCGACATGATCGGTAACGAGATCCGGGTGCCCGATCCGCTCACCCGGGTCGCCCTGTTCGGTGGTCCCACCGGTCAGATCGCCTATATCCTCGGGGCCCGCGACCAGCTCTGCGCCGTCACCAACACCCTCAAGGGGTCCGAGCTGCTGCTCGCCTTCGACCCCACGGTCACCGAACTCCCCGGCCCGCGCAGCACCAGCGGCCACATCAATATCGAGGAGCTGCTGCTCGCCGAACCGCAACTGGTCATCGCCGGCAATCTGGACGGTTCCATCGTCCAGAAAAAAACCGGCATACCGGTCGCCTTCACCGAAAGCAGCATGAACCACGACACCCGGCTGCTCAAGGAGGAGATCCGCTTCTATGCGATGATCTTCGGCAAGCAGGAGCGAGGGGAAAAGTACAACGCCTACCTGGACAAAACCCTCTCCTTCATCAGATCCCGAACCTCGGACATCCCCCAGGACCAACGGAAAAAAGTTTTCAACGGCTACGGTCCCCAGCACCTGGTGACCCTGGGCGGCGATACCTTCATGCATGAACGGATTGAAACAGCGGGTTGCCTCGACGCGACCGCCGCCATCAGTACCACGGGGAAACAGGAGGGGCTGCATTCCGGGCTGTCGGAGATGTCGATGGAAAAGGTGCTCGCCTGGAACCCGGATATTCTGATCATCGACACCGGCACACCGGAAGAGATTTACAACGACCCGCGCTGGCAGAACGTTACGGCGATTCAAAATCGGCAGGTTTTCAAGCAGCCGGTGGGCATCTTCATCTGGGACCGGCCCACGGCCGAAGCGGCCGTCCTCTACCCGCTCTGGCTGGCCAAGACCGCCTATCCCGAGCGCTTTGCCGATGTCGATCTGGTCGCCGAGGTCAAGAGGTTCTATCGGGAAACCATGGATTTCGACCTAAGCGATGACCAGTCCCGGTCCGTTCTGAACGGCGACTACAGCTTCACCTTCGGCGCCGTTGCAGGCAAGAGGTAG
- a CDS encoding ABC transporter ATP-binding protein, with the protein MSVRVDGMTAGYGNSLVLHDVSVAMAAGRICALIGRNGSGKTTLMRCINGILKPVRGTIAVSGREIRTMKRDEIARLISLVPQGNYSPFEFSCLEIILMGGASRLKPWSAPCAREKRRALGICGEVGISDLVHRPFNCLSGGQKQLIMLARALHQDAPVMLLDEPNSHLDFPNQHMMMGLMRRFVRERGVTALITLHDPNLALQYCDDVVMLRQGRVVAAGPMAEILDDVHLREVLGEGIRMERTQSGSRVVVPAIL; encoded by the coding sequence ATGTCGGTACGGGTTGACGGCATGACGGCCGGCTACGGCAACAGCCTGGTGCTCCACGACGTTTCCGTGGCGATGGCTGCCGGACGCATCTGCGCCCTGATCGGGCGCAACGGGTCGGGCAAGACCACCCTGATGCGCTGCATCAACGGCATCCTCAAGCCGGTCCGGGGGACGATCGCGGTCTCCGGCAGGGAGATCCGGACCATGAAGCGGGATGAAATCGCCCGCCTCATCAGTCTGGTTCCCCAGGGAAACTATTCCCCCTTCGAGTTTTCCTGCCTGGAAATCATCCTCATGGGCGGCGCCTCGCGCCTCAAGCCCTGGAGCGCGCCCTGCGCCAGGGAGAAGCGGCGCGCTCTGGGGATCTGCGGCGAGGTGGGGATATCCGATCTGGTTCACCGGCCCTTCAACTGCCTGTCCGGCGGGCAGAAGCAACTCATCATGCTGGCCCGGGCCCTGCACCAGGACGCCCCGGTCATGCTTCTGGACGAGCCCAATTCGCACCTCGATTTTCCCAACCAGCACATGATGATGGGCCTCATGCGCCGATTCGTCCGGGAGCGGGGCGTGACAGCCCTGATCACCCTCCACGATCCCAACCTCGCCCTGCAGTACTGCGACGACGTGGTCATGCTGCGGCAGGGAAGGGTGGTGGCCGCCGGGCCGATGGCCGAGATCCTGGATGACGTCCATCTGCGCGAGGTTCTGGGAGAGGGGATCAGGATGGAGCGGACCCAGTCGGGGAGCCGAGTGGTGGTGCCGGCCATTCTCTGA
- a CDS encoding CGGC domain-containing protein, producing the protein MKKIGIIICNRYYTCAGGKCLRAMRHREGAFSLYQGEEVELVGFTTCGGCPGGNVEYAPAEMKKNGADVIHLATGLVVGYPPCPRVEIFVDYISVKFGLDVVIGTHPIPQNYFLTHERLGTWESDIWQDRIKYVFPELKMRLAYD; encoded by the coding sequence ATGAAGAAGATTGGCATCATTATATGCAATCGATATTACACGTGTGCTGGCGGGAAATGTCTGCGAGCCATGCGCCATCGTGAAGGGGCTTTTTCCCTTTACCAGGGAGAGGAGGTTGAGCTTGTAGGATTTACGACCTGCGGTGGGTGTCCTGGTGGAAATGTCGAATACGCTCCCGCAGAGATGAAGAAGAATGGCGCAGATGTCATCCATTTAGCCACCGGTTTGGTGGTCGGTTATCCGCCTTGTCCACGAGTGGAGATTTTTGTTGATTATATTTCCGTTAAGTTTGGATTGGATGTAGTTATTGGCACGCATCCAATCCCGCAAAATTATTTCTTGACCCACGAAAGACTCGGCACTTGGGAGTCCGATATCTGGCAAGATCGAATTAAGTATGTTTTTCCAGAATTGAAAATGCGATTGGCATATGATTAA
- a CDS encoding ABC transporter substrate-binding protein — MKVRGFHFFPCLIWVATALFLSGCDLGQKGNAGETLTVVDQSGRTVTVPKKIERIAALHHFGGKVVFALGAQDLLVDQALYHHENTAMGRVNPAFAAKPRLIDGHNLNNEEMVALRPDIAIAYTSFDPSEMERLENAGIPVVAIRGETLDESFEGVRLVARVLGREERGEEYIADCRKLCRLVEERTAGIPAQERVKVLFSGPKNIFSVATGDMLQDTLMTMAGGRNVASSMAGFWATVSPEQVAAWNPDVIFLGSSLDTYGAGALFDNGMLTTVGAVSHRRVYVFPSNIGWWDYPAPHCVLGLVWMAKTLYPERFDDVDMLAVADDFYRKYLGYSFTAMGGTL; from the coding sequence ATGAAGGTTCGTGGTTTTCACTTTTTCCCTTGTCTGATCTGGGTTGCCACCGCTCTGTTTCTGTCCGGCTGCGACCTCGGCCAGAAGGGAAACGCCGGGGAAACCCTGACCGTGGTCGACCAGTCGGGCAGGACCGTTACCGTGCCGAAGAAGATCGAGCGGATTGCCGCCCTTCATCATTTCGGCGGCAAGGTGGTCTTTGCCCTGGGCGCCCAGGATCTGCTGGTGGACCAGGCGCTCTATCATCATGAAAATACCGCCATGGGCCGGGTCAATCCCGCCTTTGCGGCGAAGCCGAGGCTCATAGACGGCCATAACCTCAACAACGAGGAGATGGTGGCGCTGCGGCCGGATATCGCCATCGCCTATACCTCCTTCGATCCTTCCGAGATGGAGCGTCTGGAAAATGCGGGCATTCCGGTCGTCGCCATCCGGGGAGAGACCCTGGACGAGAGCTTCGAGGGGGTTCGCCTGGTGGCCAGGGTGCTGGGACGGGAAGAGCGCGGAGAGGAATACATTGCCGACTGCCGCAAGCTCTGCCGCCTCGTGGAGGAGAGAACCGCCGGGATTCCTGCGCAAGAGCGGGTGAAGGTCCTTTTCAGCGGACCGAAGAACATCTTTTCCGTCGCCACCGGCGACATGCTGCAGGACACGCTGATGACCATGGCCGGCGGCCGCAACGTGGCTTCTTCAATGGCCGGTTTCTGGGCGACCGTGTCTCCGGAGCAGGTTGCCGCCTGGAACCCCGATGTCATTTTTCTCGGTTCGAGCCTCGATACCTACGGCGCCGGGGCGCTGTTCGACAACGGCATGCTGACCACCGTCGGTGCCGTCAGCCATCGCCGGGTGTACGTTTTCCCCTCGAATATCGGCTGGTGGGACTACCCGGCGCCCCATTGCGTTCTCGGTCTGGTCTGGATGGCGAAAACCCTCTATCCCGAGCGGTTCGACGATGTCGACATGCTCGCGGTCGCCGATGATTTCTACCGCAAATACCTTGGCTATTCCTTCACCGCCATGGGCGGGACCTTATGA